In Halobacillus amylolyticus, the following proteins share a genomic window:
- a CDS encoding NADH:flavin oxidoreductase — translation MMKEEYTTLFEELPINQTLLNNRYVVAPMTRISAENNGRANETMKKYYERYAKGGFGTIITEGIYPDEKYSQGYHNQPGLANVDQMNSWKPVVEGVHKHGAAFIAQLMHAGSQSQGNIHANDTISPSAVPPKGDMIPLYGGEGPYPTPIEMTHANMEQVKQGFVTAAINAKEAGFDGVEIHGANGYLLDEFLTDYMNHREDQYGGATENRVRLLTEIIIEVRKAVGKEFIVGIRISQGKVTDSDHRWALGESDADTIFSSLDDTPLDYIHVTDADGTKSSFGEGSKSIAAAAKQYSSLPIIANGQLQDPAIASSLVQEDKADLISLATSALQNPDLPNRVKQNAAITPFDFESIMLPKAYIKEHELKKEII, via the coding sequence ATGATGAAGGAAGAATACACTACTTTATTTGAAGAACTGCCAATCAACCAAACATTGCTTAACAATCGTTATGTAGTTGCACCTATGACGAGAATTAGTGCCGAAAACAACGGGAGAGCCAATGAAACAATGAAGAAATATTATGAGCGCTACGCCAAAGGTGGATTTGGGACAATCATTACGGAGGGAATTTACCCCGATGAAAAATATTCTCAAGGATATCATAACCAGCCTGGTCTTGCGAACGTTGATCAAATGAATTCTTGGAAGCCGGTCGTAGAAGGCGTCCACAAGCATGGAGCTGCTTTTATAGCACAGCTTATGCATGCCGGATCGCAATCTCAAGGCAACATTCATGCGAATGATACTATATCTCCATCTGCCGTACCGCCAAAGGGAGATATGATCCCCCTTTACGGCGGAGAAGGTCCCTATCCAACCCCTATTGAAATGACCCACGCGAACATGGAGCAGGTCAAACAAGGGTTTGTTACGGCCGCTATTAATGCCAAGGAAGCAGGCTTTGATGGCGTAGAAATCCATGGAGCGAACGGTTATCTGCTAGATGAATTCCTTACCGATTATATGAACCATCGCGAAGATCAGTACGGAGGAGCTACGGAAAATAGAGTCCGCCTTCTAACAGAGATCATTATTGAAGTAAGAAAAGCAGTAGGGAAAGAATTTATTGTTGGCATACGGATATCACAAGGGAAGGTCACAGACTCTGATCATCGCTGGGCCCTCGGAGAAAGTGATGCTGATACCATCTTCTCAAGCTTAGATGATACCCCTCTTGATTATATTCATGTCACAGATGCTGATGGAACCAAGTCGAGCTTTGGAGAAGGAAGTAAATCCATCGCTGCAGCAGCTAAACAGTATAGCAGCTTGCCAATCATAGCAAATGGCCAGTTACAGGACCCAGCTATAGCTAGTTCCTTAGTGCAGGAAGATAAAGCAGATTTAATTAGTCTAGCTACAAGTGCTTTACAAAATCCAGACCTTCCTAACCGAGTGAAGCAAAATGCAGCAATCACCCCTTTCGATTTTGAATCGATTATGCTTCCAAAAGCTTATATTAAAGAACACGAATTAAAAAAGGAGATCATATAA
- a CDS encoding DMT family transporter has protein sequence MAWIYLFIGALFEIGWAVGLKMSEGFTRPIISGFTLLSIFISFFLFTKALKMIDIGTGYAIFTGIGAAGTAVIGMAFLGDIKSAGKVFFIAVLIFGIIGLKMSDTPKVEVLTEEGL, from the coding sequence ATGGCCTGGATCTATTTATTCATAGGGGCCCTGTTCGAAATTGGCTGGGCCGTTGGGCTGAAAATGTCAGAAGGCTTTACAAGACCCATTATTTCCGGGTTTACACTATTATCAATATTCATTAGCTTCTTTTTATTTACAAAAGCATTAAAAATGATCGACATCGGCACAGGATACGCCATCTTCACAGGAATTGGCGCTGCCGGTACAGCCGTAATCGGAATGGCATTTCTTGGCGATATCAAAAGCGCTGGAAAGGTCTTTTTTATTGCCGTTTTAATCTTTGGGATTATTGGGTTGAAAATGTCAGATACGCCAAAGGTGGAAGTTCTTACTGAGGAGGGGTTATAA
- a CDS encoding DMT family transporter — MSWIFLLLAGTGEMFGMLFLKLSDGFRKRIPTLLAIVSGGLSLYFLSLSLKELPIGTAYGIWTGIGSVGTVLLGILLFNEKASVQRLFFIGCIIAGVVGLKLVS; from the coding sequence ATGTCTTGGATCTTTTTACTTCTTGCCGGTACAGGTGAAATGTTCGGCATGTTATTCCTCAAGCTTTCAGATGGATTTCGCAAACGAATCCCGACTTTGCTGGCCATTGTTTCAGGTGGATTAAGTTTATACTTCCTATCCCTCTCGCTTAAAGAATTACCTATTGGCACGGCATATGGGATCTGGACAGGAATAGGGTCTGTCGGAACAGTGCTGCTTGGTATTCTATTATTTAACGAAAAGGCAAGCGTACAACGGCTCTTTTTTATTGGTTGTATTATCGCCGGTGTTGTCGGGTTAAAGCTTGTTTCTTAA
- a CDS encoding GNAT family N-acetyltransferase, protein MNNFVIRTFQENDFDVIKSLLEQEGWDNLAGKSQETIQALLNSDPALVALDGNDVIGYLRGLTDGAITLYICEVLVMENYRKLGIGQQLINLAHECYPSTRIEMLATSASQEYYTNRGFRRFHGFRKSAEESV, encoded by the coding sequence ATGAATAATTTTGTAATTCGCACGTTTCAGGAGAATGACTTTGATGTGATCAAGTCTTTACTTGAACAAGAAGGATGGGACAATCTAGCTGGAAAAAGTCAAGAAACGATCCAAGCTTTACTTAATTCAGATCCAGCGTTAGTAGCTTTAGATGGAAACGATGTAATTGGATATTTACGTGGGCTGACTGACGGTGCGATTACATTATATATTTGTGAAGTTCTAGTTATGGAAAATTACCGTAAGCTAGGGATTGGACAACAATTAATTAATTTGGCACATGAATGTTACCCAAGTACAAGAATTGAGATGCTTGCTACGAGTGCTTCTCAAGAATATTATACCAATCGTGGCTTCCGCCGTTTTCACGGATTTAGAAAATCAGCAGAGGAAAGCGTATAG
- a CDS encoding TetR/AcrR family transcriptional regulator has protein sequence MSKQKIIDVSLECFAYHGYENTSLTDIASKVGIKKPSLYNHFSSKEEIFLEVLKEVAVKESEHFQAFTRQTGDQPVKQRLEKVYHFYVDHMANSTEGTFFKRFTFFPPEDFSDEIKQVFLQVEEQANDIIRPIFKQGMDEGTLRHLPIDETLSAFYTLIDGLFLEENFYDKDTLAKREQASFKIFWLGVQKSSEED, from the coding sequence ATGTCAAAACAAAAAATTATAGATGTCAGTCTTGAGTGTTTTGCTTATCATGGCTATGAAAATACAAGTCTTACAGATATTGCTTCCAAAGTAGGAATCAAGAAACCGTCTCTTTACAATCACTTTTCCAGTAAAGAAGAAATTTTCCTTGAAGTATTGAAGGAAGTAGCTGTTAAAGAATCCGAACATTTCCAAGCCTTTACGAGACAAACTGGTGATCAACCCGTCAAACAGCGACTTGAGAAAGTCTATCATTTCTATGTTGATCACATGGCAAACTCAACCGAAGGCACGTTCTTTAAGCGTTTTACTTTCTTTCCGCCTGAAGACTTCTCCGATGAAATTAAACAAGTATTTCTTCAAGTAGAAGAACAGGCGAATGACATTATCCGCCCTATTTTTAAGCAGGGGATGGATGAAGGAACATTGCGCCATCTGCCCATTGATGAAACACTATCTGCTTTCTACACGCTGATCGATGGACTATTTTTGGAAGAAAATTTCTACGATAAAGATACACTGGCTAAGCGAGAGCAAGCCAGCTTTAAAATATTTTGGCTTGGGGTGCAAAAATCAAGCGAGGAGGATTAA